AGAAAACAGAAGTTAAGTTTGTATGGTAggaaattgttttttttttgtagacACTTGCAAAATATGGGATAAATGTTCCGCACAAGCAGATTTAGTTCATGCTATGATGGATTTGCACAATACAAATAAGCAAGTAATGCTACAAAAGCATCACGCCATCTGACATTCCTAATCAGCAGTTTTCTATCGCAGAGCACAATTCACTTCACTACATAATCATAGTCCATATGCCTCTATACTAGAACAAATCCACTTTTTGTGTATTGTTTTCGGATATATATTTATCACTGTCAGACTGCAAGTTAGCATTTAACAAAAACATTCATAAGGAAATGCACTACTGCAATAACATGTAAACATTGTTGATATGCCAAATGATCGTGAAATGCCTGCTCGTCTTAGACATCAGGAATTCAGGACAGAATTTTATAAACAAGTCTCCTTGCACCTAAATAAAGATCTTGCAATTGCTACTAAGAATGAACAAAAGTAATACGTGAGCCATATCCTCATAAGGCCATTTAGCTCAAACAGCACAGATCTAACTTGTTATTGTCAAATTATATTAGTTAAAAAACACAGCAACAGTATGTGTATGCAGTTTCAATGCTCTAGCTGATCTACATCTTCCCCGCCGTATTAGATTGATCCGTATCGCCTTGAGACAGAGAGGGCACTTACAGAAACCAGCCGATGCCGACTCCACAGAAGGGCAGTGGCGGCTCCCGGACGGGAACGCCCTCCACGAATACCTGCTGCTGGACGGCGCTGGGGAAGGCCACTACGCCCTGGCCACCGAACCCTGCGCGACAAGAAACAGAAGCATTCATCAGAACCAGAACAGCGAGCGCCGAGGGATAGTAGTAGGGTGGCTGCAGGAAGGCACCGACCGACCGGGGAGGCGTGGTAGGCGGCGCCTAAGGTGGGCGGCGGCTGCAACGGCGGGGGAAAGGTGccgtagtggtggtggtggtatgGGAGCGAGCTGGGGGCGGAAGCTGAATGGGACGGGGGTGGGGACTGGGGCTTGTTGGTGGAGTGTTTGGCCTCTAGCATCGCCGCCATGGGGCGAACCGGACTGCCGGAGATGGACGGATCTCGAAGCGAGGGGAGGCACGCGCGGTTGTTGGACCTTGCCAGAGGACGGTCGACGGGGATCGCCGGGTTTCAAgacgaaaaaaaaaagaggaaaaagtcTAAACTAGTCCCTGTGTTTCGAAATGTCAagatagattttgctatatCTGGACCCTGTTTGGCtcctcttgctaaactttagttgccaaaagttgctaaactttagttgctaaagtttagccagaGCTGTTTGATTTCCTTTGCTAAAAGGCATTCAATGAGAAGGATAAAGACTTGTTTGCCCCTGATGAATGCTACCCTTcttttctccctcctcccatctttttctccctcctccctagTTCAACCGCCAACCGCCAGGGTTCTTGGCGCCAGTTTCCTGAAGATTGCGCCAGGGGAGTTGGCGCCatttcttcctggcgccatgCGCCATTTCTACCTTGCGCTAAGGAACAAAATGGCTTGCCACGGTGCTGGCAgctatttattttttattgaagCCAAAAATTATTGTGTATCCTAAAAATTACATtgttacaaaaaaaataaagataccTATGACCTATTGAACAATCCATCGGCTATCCAATCCCGAAACTGGTTCATGCtttgatcttcatctccatgttgGGTAGTACCTTCATTTGCTTGAGATGATGCTCCTTCCGAAGGTGTAGCATAGTTTTCTTCATGATCCGCACTCTCAAAATCAACATCAGCAATAGCACTCTCTCTAATGTAATTATGAATTACCATGCAAGTAATAATTATTTGACTTTGCTTTGCCATTGGATAAGCTGGTAAATCGCGCAAAATACGccatttttcttcaaaactccaaaagacCTCTCGATGATATTTCTTAACGATGAATGTGCATAATTGAACTGCTCCTTTTTACCTCTTGGAAGTGGTCCGGCTCGAAATTCTGGTAGATGATATTTCGTACCCTTGTGTGGGGCAAGATACCCAGGTCGGTTTGCGTATCCAGAGTCCACAAGATAAAACTTTCCTGCACATCAATAGTACCCGTGTTACCTATATGCAGAAACATTCATACTACGTGAAGAATTGTATCATGGAAGATATAAGTACCTTCGGGGGATGTGGAAATCTGTCACCATACGTGTTCAATGCATCTTTGAAGACTCTCATGTCATGaacctgttggcgctagaaatcggtcaaccgaatccccagcgtctgacacacgacccgggagaatctgcttaactcctgttcgggtgattgccctggtgcggttcgcgcggtgtgccagccaatctgacctgttgattggcagatacgtgtcaggttcagaaatcacgatcggctaagtttccgatctcgagagagcttatcagcgaatcggccaatttgccgtaataaggaaatcggctataaggcagccgatcactatagccttgtagacagaaaactactagagtaatcgacacaatgctatggtaacagcactaggaatagatctaatcggcaatatataaaatagatgaatttaatagcagaatgtaaagaaagccgaaaccaccgattcctagctggataattggtgataaaactagaaagacaggtaaaacctatgattctagtaaatattgataactagtgaataaatctaaacgaaacaacaacgatgcgcccgaagttaaagcttagaatttactcggtaaacggaacttacaagatcggccggagatcaagttgatgcagccctgccaacccgtacgaactcgtgaaaagagaaagtatttggcgaagttgcctgcttgaaagtaagtacgaggaaaaagtagttggttgtattgatttgttgatgattacagatttacaaaggtagctatttatagccccgtacagatgactccttaactgactagaattctatccctaattcaaaacgaatatttacaagcacgattcgtgctaggttggttattatacgcttcatgggctgatctcccccttatccttctattcctttccaagcccatacaagcccaattaacccaacctcctaatcggccgattccttatcggcaaaaggcaaccgattgggaacccggcgcgttcgatccgaagcgaggcagaagtcatcggccgatcttgtactgtagcaccattcggccgattcccaactgtacttttccaattccctctcttcttggcgccgattttactagtgacgaaatctggcgtcaacagaacCGATCCAGGCCATCCTGCAATGATAAAAGTAAatctcatgtcgaagtcacatATGGCTAACACATTCTGGCTAGTGTACCCATGTCGTCCCGTATGTTGGACAACCTTCTCTGCTGGTACAACAACAGGCACGTGtgtcccatctatagctccaATGCAATTGTCAAAGTATGGAGAGAACCGTGGTGATCTCAACTTCTGATGCACAGTACTAAATGTTGTGTCAACTGGTCTAATGATATCCCCTGCTAGCTTGGAAATATTGTGCAATACTTTATCGAACTTCCTACTACATGTCCAAGTTGACCTAACAAAACGATCTTCGGCTTGCCTCATGCTTTGAGGGGCACCACACATCCATAGGAATAAAGCTAAAGACTATTGATGTCATTCTCCATGTAGACTTTAATCCATAAGATTGGACAAGGAGATTATGAAGCCTATCAAATACATCCCTATTCATCATGAACATGTTGTAGCAAGATGATCTATTTCCTAAAGTTTTGATAACCCATTCATATCCTGATTCTATAAGCACCCTATATTGTGATCTGTTCAAATATGTGTCATAATAGTACATACCGAGCAAAGCACCAACGGCAACAAGTTCTCTTCTTATCCTTTTCCTCTTAACCAGCCAGTCATCAACATAATCAAACAAGTCAACCTGTACACACATGGAAATGCCATGGATCAACCATGAAATAGTTCTCAACAAGGCAGGAAATCATATCTCACATGACAATCAAATAGTCCACACAAGATATTAAATCAGTTCTCACACAACAACTAAATAGTCCACACATGACAGAAACATAGTTCACACAAGTTTCTTAAAAATTTCTAACTGTCTAATGACAAAGCCAACACTTCATGACAGCTACTTGTTGTTGCCTACACTTCATGACCTGCCAAAGTACTTCCCACACTTAGTTTGCAACCATTTCAACCTTGCTTCTTTTATCTTCAATGTCCTAAAAGCTATTCTGTTTAGTCTATGGTAAACAACTCCATAGCAACAAAGTACTCCTCTGACTCTTCTGATGCTCCACACTCCTGTGCCATAACAAGGCTTTCTTTGaactcctcttcttctttatcCTGAGAATGCCTTCTAAATTCCAACtccagctccttctgcttcaaTTGTTGTTGCAGTTCCAGTTCCCTCTGCTTCGACTGTAACTCCATATTAACCCTCATGGTATTATTATCTTCAGAGCTGCTAGCTTGCATAGTGTCTATGAGGCCCTTGAACATGCTAAAAAATGGACTTTTACTCTTCTTTGGAGGGCTTGATGCTGTATCAGTTGTACTGGTACTCCTTTTTCGGCTGCCATTACTCATAGGGCTCTCTTGAGGTTAGTCGTCCTCATCCACCGGTAGTCATCTTCATTAGGGAACTCCTTATCCTCATCCACATCTCCAGCTATGGTAGATGTTGATCCATCAACAACCTTTTTGTGGAACATCTCATGCAGTAGCTCAGCATAGTGAGGTATGAATCTACTAAATTTACTGCATTCTGGGGACTGCAATCCAATGACAGAGGAATTCAGAAACTATGTACCTTGGaacaaaaaaaagtaaacaacacaaacaaaaaaaactatCTACCTTGTTGTTTTCTTTCCACCATTTCTTCAAAGCTGAAATTGCTCCATTACTTTTTCTAACTAAACCTGATTGTTTCATCGCCAAATTGTAAAATTCATATAATTTCCTACATTGTGTCCACCTATTTCTAAATTGCTTGATTTCATGCTTGAGGTTAGTCCTCTCCCTGAATTTTGCAGCTATTTCCTTGAAACCTCTAGAATTCACCACCCCACCTGTTGCATTGCCTAAACGGATTTGTTCCACAGATAATTCACAAAAAATGCCTGTGTTTTTTTCGCTCCAGTTTGCTTTGTCATGTTTGTTCTAACACAAAATGCAAAACATAAATACTCTAACAAAACAAGAGATGCACACTACTCTAGGAGGATAGGACGCTTACATAAGGTTCGTCCCCAGTTTCGTCGCCCAATTCTTCAACATCCTCTATGTTCATGGATGATGAAAAGGTGGCAGGGGCTGGGCCTTGTCCCAACCTCCCCCGAACAGGTTGCCGGATAGGAAGACTAGCATCTGAAATGTAAGAGGAGCAACAATCAGAACCTGTAACGACAAATCACCAAGAACAAACACCAAGATGAACCAATTCAACACAAAAAAAGAGGTAAACCTGCAAGCGGCGAAAGTGAGCAGTAGCACTCCTTCCACGGCCATGGCAACCACCACGTGCGGTGACACCCCTTCCCCGATCGATGGACACACCACCATCGCTCTGACGGGGAGGTTGAAACGAGCCGGGACGACCACCATCGCCGCGTCCTCTTCCAGACTCCAGAATATCGGAGTACTCATCGAGGCAGGGGAATGCCTTATCCTGGGAGTTGAGGTCAAGATCCTGCATGTTAACCCTCCCAACCGAGAGAGATGGAGCCGCCCGAGCGCTCGACGGGCCTTGGGACAGGAACTCCAACTCATCTGGATTGGATATGGTAGCAGGATTAGGGAAAGAAGGGGCCTCCGAGGATGAAGCACCCTGCGATAACCAATCACGGTATCCATCCATCTGCTCGGAGCGGTTGCGGTGGGGATGGGGtaaggggaggtggcggcggcgatggggatggTGTAGGGGGACGTTGGCGGCTGCGGTGGGGATGGGGCTGGGGATATTTACACCGGCAATGGAGATGGAGTAGGGAGAGGCGCCGACGGGAAGGAGGATGGAGCAGAGGCTATTGGCGGCGGCGATAAGAATGGATCCGGGGGTTgtggcggcgaggatggcggaTCCGGGGTGTGGCAGCGGGACAGATCCAGGGTGGGGGTGGGGCAGGGGGAAGATGGGATGCGGAGATGGGGATGAATCCAGGACCTACGGCGGATGGGGTGCGAGCACCAGCGGCGGGGCTGGACTGCAGGAGCCGGCG
Above is a genomic segment from Setaria viridis chromosome 4, Setaria_viridis_v4.0, whole genome shotgun sequence containing:
- the LOC117853340 gene encoding large ribosomal subunit protein eL20z, with translation MAAMLEAKHSTNKPQSPPPSHSASAPSSLPYHHHHYGTFPPPLQPPPTLGAAYHASPVGFGGQGVVAFPSAVQQQVFVEGVPVREPPLPFCGVGIGWFLFLLGFFLAAIPWYAGAFLLFFVALDHREKPGLIACTIAAIFALVSFILNGIRMHPFW